The window ttacTTGGAAAACAGTTTTACAAATACCTACCTTATGGATTTGTTACAAAGAAATATTACTGTTTATACTTGCTGCATCAGTGGATATAGATTGTATACCTGTGAGTGTAGAGTTCATATGTCGAGTTGAACATGTCAATTCTGGCAATGTAGTCATCAGGAGAACTTCCAATGGTTTTCTGCACAGGAAAAATCAATCAATAAACGTTATTACCATTCCAATAAAAACTGTTAACACAATATAGAAACACAATATTGAAAATGAATCAACTTGTACAAATGGACACTAACCTTGGATTTAGGAAGAAAAGTGATTTGAGTCGATCCTCCCCCCAGATCCAGAATCCCCACTGTCTTCCTGGTCTCAGCATACAGGTGACCTAAAATAACATGCTTCACATTTGAACCAACTTTATTGACAAGTTCCCTCTGAAGACGGTGGGAGTCAGCTGTCTGATTTGTGTGTATatacaagtaactgccaaaataaatgaaacaccaacataaagcgtCTTAATAGTTGGGCccccacgagccagaacagcttcaatgcaccttgtcatagattctacaagtgtacgaaactctattggagggatgcaacaccattcttctaCGAGAAATTCCATTATTTTGTGTTTCGTTTGTGATGGAAAACatctcaggcgccgctccagaatctcccataagtgttcaattgggttgagaacTGGTGTCTGATAATGCCATGGCATATTGTTTACTCGTGCCCtttggatgggggcattgtcatcctatggtggcataaccatggtagcaaaaATAATTGCCTGCCCAGAATTTGTATACATTACCCTAAGCATGATGAGAtgataattgcttaattaactcaggaaccacacctgtgtggaagcacttgTTTTCAATATACATActttgtttccattattttggcagttacctgtttaTAGCTGACCCTACAACCTGATAATATAATAGCCTAAACAAAATTGTTTGAAAAGTGACAATAATGCATTACAATATGTACTATGACAAAAAGTTACAAGCTTCACCTGTCAAAAAGTTCACAGTAACCCACGCCAAGATTCCTACAAGAACAAAAAAGTATAATTCAAGTGAGGTTAATACTGATCTGACAGTGCAGTTTAGTGCAGTTAACTCATCCCTTGTTTGACATGCATAAGCATTAGTTTGACATTAGTTTGTGTAAGAGGGCTAATCATTTGAGACAAAGTGCTGACAAATCAATTACACCACACAAGGTTTGGTAAACCACTAAATCCATTCACCACATAATTACACCTTTTTGAGGTGTAACCAAGACAGACTAACAACAACAACCCTCTTTTTCTACAGCGTCATCATAACAGATCGGGGTTAAGAAAGTGTACAGCAAGCTGTCGAAGGAGAACAGTGACTGATGCCACCAAGACGTGAGCACTGCTGAAGCCTGCCTCCGGAGTGCTGATGAATAGCTCTGACTGGAGGTTGACTACGGGTTATGGGTAGACGAGACTTTACCTTCATTTGTACCATTCATTATGCTGACGCTATCGTCTGGGACGAAGAAGGGAGATTCATCAAAAACATCCTGCACCTGTGGGGTGGAGTGGGAAGACAGTGAGATGACAGTAGAAAGGATGAATGCGGTGTCAACACCTATGGCAGTGCCATACCTGATTTAGAAGTGCTCCAGCCCCCTATCAGATCTAGGAGTGCCCTAGCTCCCACCCCTACCTGTTCCAGTAGAGCCTGGGATTTCTCTGAGGGCAGAAGCCTGAGTCCTGCTGTAGCTTTCAAGACCAGCGGGGTTCTCTTCCATTCCAGCCGGGGGACGGTTTTCTTAGCCACTTTCAGAAGCTGCCTCACTGTGTACCCACCCTGGGGAGAGAATGTGGTGGTGGAGATGATGATTATGATGTGCATTTTAGGGACTCAAGCCATTTGAAGTGTTTTTGAAATATTTGAATACCACTTGCTGCATCGACAATTACAACCGCTGCTGTCTCACCATTTCAGGCATGTCTGCATATGCTGACAGACCAGGCTTGATGGAATGGAACATCTCATTATCCAGCACTGGTAACTCCTCTGTCAGACAAAAGATACACATGAACGatccatcaacaacaaaaaaaacatacaactGAGATGACAAAATCCACTTGGAGCAATAAGCATTTAATTTACAATTTGCAAACATGAATAATGTTTTATGAAGATGTGCATAGTGTTATGTTTATTGATGAGCATTTAATAATATACCAATTCAATTTTGCTTGAAGTAAACGGGCAATTCAATAGCACTACATTGCGCAGAGTAACACATCAGGGAGCatctaaacacctctctctccagTAGAGTTTTAGCATAACTCACCAGGGTCTTTCTGTATGAAGGTATAGACGTGGATGCGTGTGCCAGTGCTGCCAGCATCAAACATTACCCCATAGAAGATCCGGCTGGAGTTGGCTGGTCGGCTGAGGCTTGGGAGGAGGTTACCCAGGCTGGCTGAGAAGTCCAGGACAGAAGCCTTGGGCTGGGCATGGGTCAGCCCTGTCAATGCCCACACAACCAGAACCAGTGACAGGACCACCGCAGGTCGGAGACAAGCCTGGGAAGACATCTCTGGGGAAGGAGTAGGAGATGAGTGTCCCTCTGATGGGTACGAGGCCAGGAGGATTAGGCTAAAACTGAGGGACTGAAGGGTATCTTAGTCAACTCAACTAATAGGAGAGTGAACACTGAGGCAGTCATGCAGAGGAAAGTTTAGTTTAGCCAACAGCACGCTAGATAATTGACACTGCTCCTGAGTCCTGACCTAACTGGATAGACGACACAAGGTCACAACTAGAAGCAACAACCAACAGAAGAGCCCCAAAGCAATAACATGCAGTTATATGCACTTTAACCACACCCTAACTAGCCATTCACCAATCAGAAGGGAGCCTTCTGGAGGATGACATTGACACTTCCACCAAGCAGGATTGTTAGACAAATGTATAGTACTCCCCTTACAACTGTTTCGCCCGAGTGGCTCAGCGCcctaaaggcactgcatctcagtgctagagacgtcactacagaccctggtttgattccaggctgtatcacaacccgccgtgattgggagtcctatagggtggtgcacaattggcccagcgtcgttagggtttggccggggtaggccgtcattgtaaattaaaatttgttcttaactgacttgcctagttaaataaaggttaaataaatacaaataaaataaaaagaaccAACTATCACATGTGTGAGAAATACTATAGACTACTGTGAGAAATTCAGATGCTCTCTCTCCTGCCCATGCAGTCCATCTTGAAAAACGATCTGGCCACGTATACTGAAAACGGTTCCGGTACAGCCAGAACAGGACTGGCAAGCCCTCCGGgcctggttcctctgtaggtttcttcctaggttcctgctttCTAGGGATTTTTTTTCTAGACACTTTGCTTCTGTCTGCATTGCtttctctttggggttttaggctgggtatctgtaaagcactttttgacaactgctgatgtaaaaagggctttataaaatacatttgattgatttaccTTCTTTAAAGGAATGTGTTATTGGTTTTTAATAGTGAATAAACATGTTATAACCTCATGTTATATAAACTAACCCCATGGAAAACCTACAGTATTGCAAGTGAAACCACAACGCTGCAGCTGTCAAGAATATAAACAGTTCTGTACTGATCCTGTTTAAAAAAGGCTGTTAAAAGGCTACTCTGTTCAAATTTCCAGTGCAGTGCTGTCAAATTCCCAAGACTATGATAGCTAGCTGCTAGCCACCGTTCACCAGAGGGCTTCCTCTTTGGTTCTCAGTTGATGCATTGAAGACTGCATGGGATTGTGTACAATAATCCCGAAGTTTTGTCTACACTTTAATAATGCTTGTTTCCAATGCGATTTTGAAAACATTTGGAAATGTACTATAATCCAGAAAGATTTTTCATTAAACAAATTGTTGAATTACGACACACACCTGTATAGCGTTTGGGTTCCCACatgtccatgttacagcgcttgttgACCCGTTCTAGTAAACTATAGCGTCACCAAACGCCTGTGTGTAATGAAAGGACGCCAGAAGTGTTGTAACTGAACTGAACTaaaagagtacagtagagtatattttgcatttgtgaaattatttttgaTGTGTTATGAAAGTAGATCTTATGTTTCTAGAACCATatcgcaattgagaatcgattcatgTTTAGAGGGAGTATTTGACTGTTTTGGTTGCCAGAGCCAGTTTACCTCTGATGTCATGGTCCTGCCTTGTCGACTCGTCTACATTTCTTTGATTAACACATttttgtgctagctagctaacttacac is drawn from Oncorhynchus tshawytscha isolate Ot180627B linkage group LG05, Otsh_v2.0, whole genome shotgun sequence and contains these coding sequences:
- the LOC112250557 gene encoding ectonucleoside triphosphate diphosphohydrolase 5 isoform X1, translating into MDMWEPKRYTEMSSQACLRPAVVLSLVLVVWALTGLTHAQPKASVLDFSASLGNLLPSLSRPANSSRIFYGVMFDAGSTGTRIHVYTFIQKDPEELPVLDNEMFHSIKPGLSAYADMPEMGGYTVRQLLKVAKKTVPRLEWKRTPLVLKATAGLRLLPSEKSQALLEQVQDVFDESPFFVPDDSVSIMNGTNEGILAWVTVNFLTGHLYAETRKTVGILDLGGGSTQITFLPKSKKTIGSSPDDYIARIDMFNSTYELYTHSYLGNGLMAARLAALGALGADGLEWRVFKSSCLPKKFREEWSFGGLTYIVSGKPDGYVGYKLCYQEVLKVVKGIVHQPYELKDTSVFYAFSYYFDRAVDAGLIDRTQGGMLEVRDFKKRAKEVCNKMSTYRPINPFLCMDMTYITCLLKDGFGFKENTVLQLTKKVNNVETSWALGATFNHFQNLKIHR
- the LOC112250557 gene encoding ectonucleoside triphosphate diphosphohydrolase 5 isoform X2, with the protein product MSSQACLRPAVVLSLVLVVWALTGLTHAQPKASVLDFSASLGNLLPSLSRPANSSRIFYGVMFDAGSTGTRIHVYTFIQKDPEELPVLDNEMFHSIKPGLSAYADMPEMGGYTVRQLLKVAKKTVPRLEWKRTPLVLKATAGLRLLPSEKSQALLEQVQDVFDESPFFVPDDSVSIMNGTNEGILAWVTVNFLTGHLYAETRKTVGILDLGGGSTQITFLPKSKKTIGSSPDDYIARIDMFNSTYELYTHSYLGNGLMAARLAALGALGADGLEWRVFKSSCLPKKFREEWSFGGLTYIVSGKPDGYVGYKLCYQEVLKVVKGIVHQPYELKDTSVFYAFSYYFDRAVDAGLIDRTQGGMLEVRDFKKRAKEVCNKMSTYRPINPFLCMDMTYITCLLKDGFGFKENTVLQLTKKVNNVETSWALGATFNHFQNLKIHR